TACTACCGACAACCTCAAGGAGTGTCCCCGTCGGCGCGCGCCGCAGGGGGGGAAAAGTTCAGGAACGTCCCCGTTCTTAGAGGATGTTGGCGGCCAGCTCCGCGAGGGGGGAGCGCTCCCCCTTGACCAGCATGATGTGCCCCGCGATCGCCTCCCCCTTGAACTTCTCCACGATGCAGGAAAGCCCGTTGCTCGCCGAGTCGACGAAGGGGTTGTCGATCTGGTACGGGTCGCCGGTGAGCACGACCTTGCTGTTCTCCCCCGCCCGCGTGAGGATCGTCTTGACCTCGTGGGGGGAGAGATTCTGGGCCTCGTCGATGATGATGTACTGGTTCGGGATCGACCGCCCCCGGATGTAGGTCAGCGGCTCGATCTCCAGGATCCCCAGGTTGATCAGCTCCTGGTAGCCGCGCATCCCCTGGCGCTTCCGCCGGCTGTACCCGAAGAGGTATTCGACGTTGTCGAAGATCGGCTGCATCCACGGCTTGAGCTTCTCCTCCATGTCCCCGGGGAGGAAGCCGATGTCCTTCCCCATCGGGAACACCGGGCGCGACACGAGCAGCCTCTGGTACGCCTCCTCGTCGGATGTCTTCCGCAACCCGGCGGCGATAGCCAAAAGGGTCTTCCCCGTCCCCGCCTTCCCGGCCAGCGTCACGAGCTTGACCGAATCGTCGAGCAAAATGTCGAGGGCGAAGTGCTGTTCCTTGTTCCGCGGGCGGACCCCCCAGACGTCCTCCTTGAACGCGGGGATGACGCGGATCCTGTTCCGGACGGAGTCGTACCGCCCGAGGGCGGACTGGGAGGAGTTCCGGAGGACGAGATATTCATTGGGATGCAGATCCTCCGCGCCGGGCGGAAGGGCGTTCTCCCCCGCGGCGTAGAAGGCGTCGATCCACGACTTGTCGACGGTGGCCTCCCGGTAGCCCTGGTAGAGCTCCTCGATGTCCACGCGGTCGCTCTCG
This window of the Candidatus Deferrimicrobiaceae bacterium genome carries:
- a CDS encoding PhoH family protein encodes the protein MIKNFVLDTNVLLHDPTALFKFRDNRIIIPITVIEELDRFKKDLNMLGRNARTVSKFIDRLRGEGSLSEGVPLESGGMLRVAFDGDGANLLPAELHGNREDNQILAVALGEKVRDKNTPVVVVSKDTNLRIKADSLGLRAEDYESDRVDIEELYQGYREATVDKSWIDAFYAAGENALPPGAEDLHPNEYLVLRNSSQSALGRYDSVRNRIRVIPAFKEDVWGVRPRNKEQHFALDILLDDSVKLVTLAGKAGTGKTLLAIAAGLRKTSDEEAYQRLLVSRPVFPMGKDIGFLPGDMEEKLKPWMQPIFDNVEYLFGYSRRKRQGMRGYQELINLGILEIEPLTYIRGRSIPNQYIIIDEAQNLSPHEVKTILTRAGENSKVVLTGDPYQIDNPFVDSASNGLSCIVEKFKGEAIAGHIMLVKGERSPLAELAANIL